One Pseudomonadota bacterium genomic region harbors:
- a CDS encoding zinc ribbon domain-containing protein codes for MPLYEYECPVCGARMEFLQKLGAAGGELKCRGCGHQGLNKLVSGALLCGVSRKNACAIPSGRKKSAFA; via the coding sequence ATGCCGCTTTATGAATATGAGTGCCCGGTCTGCGGGGCCCGAATGGAATTTTTGCAGAAATTGGGGGCGGCCGGCGGGGAGCTGAAATGCCGCGGCTGCGGCCATCAGGGTTTGAACAAACTGGTTTCCGGGGCTTTGTTATGCGGCGTCAGTCGAAAAAACGCTTGTGCGATTCCATCTGGGCGAAAGAAATCCGCTTTCGCCTGA
- a CDS encoding transcriptional regulator, with protein sequence MERDQICCRVAEVLKVLGHPVRLQIVQTLLTQESCVKNLWHCLELSQATVSQHLSVLKGKGIVDSAREGVAMRYWVSDEISKLLIGTLMEHFGMDCRQAVSGSCGEEFQDAAL encoded by the coding sequence TTGGAAAGAGATCAGATCTGTTGTCGGGTTGCCGAAGTACTTAAGGTTCTGGGACACCCGGTACGTCTGCAGATTGTCCAGACCCTGTTGACTCAGGAAAGTTGTGTTAAAAATCTTTGGCATTGTCTGGAGCTTTCCCAGGCGACGGTTTCACAGCATCTTTCCGTGTTGAAAGGCAAAGGGATCGTGGATTCGGCCCGGGAAGGCGTGGCCATGCGTTATTGGGTTAGTGATGAGATCAGTAAGCTTCTGATTGGTACTTTAATGGAACACTTCGGCATGGATTGCCGACAGGCTGTTTCCGGATCCTGCGGAGAGGAGTTTCAGGATGCCGCTTTATGA